A genomic stretch from Malus domestica chromosome 15, GDT2T_hap1 includes:
- the LOC103431439 gene encoding uncharacterized protein, with amino-acid sequence MGSYSKANTVHKPPMLSMGSLQRTISDISAELSSSSSKEAIDDGIHLPTISEVEDAKCECCGMSEECTNEYIDRVRSQFSGKLICGLCAEAVKEEMDKNGGKREEAVNEHMSACEKFNRLGRAYPVLYQAEAIKEIFKKSSTVRAKSISPRDKSVRKGNGGIARSSSCIPAINREELSPKS; translated from the coding sequence ATGGGTTCATACTCTAAGGCCAACACTGTCCACAAACCTCCAATGCTCTCAATGGGAAGTCTCCAAAGAACCATATCTGACATCTCAGCTGAActaagcagcagcagcagcaaagaAGCCATTGATGATGGCATTCATCTTCCAACTATATCCGAGGTTGAGGATGCCAAGTGTGAGTGCTGTGGCATGTCCGAGGAGTGCACAAATGAGTACATAGATCGCGTGCGCAGCCAGTTTTCGGGGAAGTTAATTTGCGGGTTGTGTGCTGAGGCTGTGAAGGAAGAGATGGACAAGAATGGAGGCAAACGAGAAGAGGCTGTGAATGAGCATATGAGTGCTTGTGAAAAGTTCAATAGGCTTGGTAGGGCATACCCCGTTTTGTACCAAGCTGAGGCCATCAAAGAGATCTTCAAAAAGAGTTCAACGGTTAGGGCAAAATCCATAAGTCCTAGAGATAAGAGTGTTCGAAAGGGTAACGGGGGTATTGCAAGGAGCTCCAGTTGTATTCCCGCAATCAACAGAGAAGAACTCAGCCCTAAATCTTAA